The sequence CTATTTTAATATTTTAATATTTTTTATTATATTTTTATAGCAGTAATAATATAATAATTAGTATAAAAATAATTTTTACATAATTATAAAATGCTTACAACATAGTATTACTAAATGTAGATTTAATATATATTTGTATCATATATTCAAATTAAATTATATTAAAATTATTAACTTATTAAATTATTAAATTATTAAATTATATGAAATAGTTAATTACAACATAAAGTTAATTTAAAAATACTATGAAGTATATTATTTGTTCATATAATAAACGATATCAATAAATAGGGATTAATATGAAAATTATTGCAATTACGGGTATGCAAGGTTCTGGAAAAAGTTTAGTTCAAGGCGTATGTGATGATAAACATATAGCATATATATCTATGGGCGATGTGGTTCGAAAAGAGACTACAAAACGAGGTTTAGAACTTAATCCTGAAAATGTGGGAAACACGGCCAAAAAGCTAAGAGAACTTTATGGAGAAGAGGCAATTGCCGTACCTTGTATCAATTTGGTAAACGAAGTTGAATCGAAAAATAAAGAAAATGCACATATTATCGCTGTTGAAGGGGTAAGAAGTATTTATGAGTTAAATTACTTTAAAAGATTTTATGATGTGGAAGTTTTAGCCATACACGCTTCACCTAAAACCCGATTCGAGAGATTGAGTGGCAGGGGTAGAGAAGACGACTCTACCGAATGGGACGTCTTTTTAGAACGAGATAATCGGGAATTGAATTTCACAATCGGAAGTGTAATAGCACTCGCTGACCATATGGTTATTAACGAAGGTACTTATACTGATGTTTTAGTTAATGTTGAAAAAATATTCGATAATTTGATAAGCGATAATAAATAATAAAATAAAATAATAAATAATAAATAATAAAATAAAAAAAAGAATAAAAAAAGAATAAAAATAATAAAATAATACAAATTTTTATTTTAATAATTTTTTGCAAGTTCTTCATCTAATGGATGTAATTCTGAACCTGTTGCGTATTTATAAAATTCTTTATAGTCTGTTTTAACACCTTTTCTTTTAAAAAAGTTGCAAACATTTTTTATATCTC is a genomic window of Methanococcus voltae containing:
- a CDS encoding AAA family ATPase → MKIIAITGMQGSGKSLVQGVCDDKHIAYISMGDVVRKETTKRGLELNPENVGNTAKKLRELYGEEAIAVPCINLVNEVESKNKENAHIIAVEGVRSIYELNYFKRFYDVEVLAIHASPKTRFERLSGRGREDDSTEWDVFLERDNRELNFTIGSVIALADHMVINEGTYTDVLVNVEKIFDNLISDNK